The DNA region CGATCAATTCCCGAATAACATTCAGGAAACAACAGAGGCGATGTTGGTATTCTTAAAAGCAGGAGGCCTACAAGGCGGAGGTGTTAATTTTGATGCTAAAATTAGAAGAAATTCTACTGATTTGGAGGATGTGTTCCATGCCCATATCGGTGGTGCCGATACGTTCGCTAGAGCTTTGTTGATTGCCGATAAAATCATTTCATCTTCACCGTACGAAAAATTACGTAAAGAGCGTTATGCCTCTTTCGACTCTGGAAAAGGAAAGGATTTTGAGGCAGGGAAATTGAACTTGCAAGATCTTTACCAAATTGCTCAAGAAAATGGAGAATTACCTTTAAAGAGCGGTAAGCAAGAATTATTTGAAAATATCATGAATCAATATATTTAATGGTATAAAATTGAGAGGCATAAAAAAAGGTTTAGTGAAAGCTAAACCTTTTTTTGTTTTGCAACTTTAGTGTTTTTACCCAGTTTTATGGATTGGTTTTGTATGCAGATAATGGACTAAATACTATTGATTGTGGGCATATGCACCAGACGAATAGGTTAACTCATAGCTATGCGTGTAAATTTCGAAAACAACCCCAAAAGGGTCTTCAACATAAACCATTTTATAGGGCTTGTCGTTGGGGTAATACTCGCGTATTGGCATTCGCTGTTTTCCGCCGGCTTCAACTATTTTTTCTGTGAGTGTTTCAATGTCTGGGTCTTGAACGCAAAAGTGGAACAGCCCCGTGTTGAAAGGATTAAATGCTGGAGCTTCTTTTTTGCCGTGAGGAAAAGAGAAGAGCTCAATTCCAATGCCGTCAGACGTTGATAAATGTGCAATTTCAAAGGACTCCCAATCGTTACCAAATACATCCATACACATTTGCCCAATAGCGGTGTCGGTTTCTTTTTTTACCGTTGAAGGCGGCATGATTACGTACCAGCCCATTACGTTCTGGTAAAATTCAACTGCTTTTTGGATGTCTGGTACAGTTATGCCTATGTGTGAAAAGGCTTTTGGGTATTTTGAATCTTTCATGTCATTATTTTTTTTGTAAGTTAAGAATATATCATTTTTAGTGTTTTGCCTCTATGAGTTCTACAATTTTTTCAGCAGCTAGTTTTGCGGAAGCAGGATTTTGACCCGTTACCAAACGCTCATCAACACTTACTTTTTCTTGCCACATTGCCGCTTTATTTACGGTGGCTCCACGCTCTTTAAGTTTGTCTTCTAATAAAAATGGCACAACATTTTCCAAATTTACATTAGTTTCTTCTTCGTTGGTAAAAACGCTAACCGTTTTACCATCTACCAGATAATCGCCATTAGATAATTTAATATTTACTAAAGCAGAAGGACCATGGCAAACGGCCGCTACAATACCGTCGTTTTCGTAAATTTTAGCGGCTATTTTGGCTAATTTTTTATTGTTTGGAAAGTCCCACATGGTTCCATGTCCACCAGCATAATAAATAACATCGTAATCTTTAGCTCTTACTTTTGAAGGTTTTAAAGTATTTTGAAGTTTATTTTGAAATGTAGCATCATTCCAGTATTTGTTGTTCACTTTATCTGTAAGATCAAAACCATCTACCGGTGGATTTCCTCCTTTGGGGCTTACTAAGGTAATCTGGTAGTTGTTTGTTTGAAACACTTCGTAAGCGTGAGTTACTTCGCTTAAATAATAGCCTGTTTCTTTACCCGTTTTACCTAATTCTTGGTGACTGGATAAAACCAATAACACTTTTGGAGCGTTGTTTTTCGTTTGTGCTAAAACTGAAGTACTTAACAGTAAAGCGAATGCAAATGTGTATAACCTTGTTTTCATTGTTCTAATTTTTGCTTTAAAATTCTGATGCAAATTTCAGCAAAAACAAGGGGGAGAGCGAGGATGTACATCACGATTTTAAAGTGATATAGCGCAACATAAAAGTGTGATTTATATCACTTTTTTAACCCTTAAATCGGCTTAAGGTTTCTCTGGACACACCCAAATAGGCAGCTATTAATTTTTTGGGGATGCGTTGCACTAATTTAGGTAGTTTAAATAGCAAATTATCGTAGCGTTCTTCTGCTGTTTGCGTTAATAAGGAAAGGATGCGTTGCTGTAAATTAATAAAACCGTAATTGGCTTTTATTCTGAAAAAATTGGCTATGGCCGGTACGTTTTGGCAAATGAGCTCTCTAGATTCGAATGACACACAAAAGAACTCGGAATCTTCAATGCAGTCTACCACTGTTGTGGCCGGTACTTTATTTTGAAATGCATAATAGTCGCTTACCCAATATTCTTCCATAGCGAACTGCAGTATGTGTTCGTCTCCCTTGTCGTCTACAGCATACGATTTTACCAGCCCGTTAATAATCCAAAATTCGCAATCTACGGGCTGCCCGGTTTGAATTAAAAACTGATGCTTTTTTAGTTTTTTATATTCAAAATGAGGCGCAATAAATTCCCACTCTTCGTCTGTAAGCGTTACAATTTCTTCAAAATGTTGCCTCAAGAGTTGGTGTTGGTCCTGCATTTGGCAAAATTATTATTTTTAGATAATAATTATGAGAAAACTTAACAAAATCAATAAACTGAGGCTTATTAATTAGCTTCTTTGCTCAATAAATTTCTAATGTGCTCGCCGTCCCAATGGTGATCAAAGGTTACAATGCCCCGTTTAAAATCTTCGTTCAGGAGTTTTTCCTGTTGTTCTATTTCTTTTCGCGCCATAAATACATAGTCTTCATCTCGCTTGGGTTCTGATGCTAATCGTTTTAAACTGGCGTCATCGTACTTTATAAAATTTTGAACTTGACGGTTTAAGGTATATTTTCTAAAGCCTAATTTATTAAGTGCGTCACTCGCCAAAGCCAAGGAGGTGTCTAAAGTTTCGCGGTAAATATTGGTAACATTAAGGTTTAACAATTCATAAGCATCGTATCTGTTTTTGGTACGAACAAGAAGCTCTACATGAGGATGCTTTTCCTTAACAATTTTACTTATGGCTTTAGCAACAGATACTTTATTAGTGGCACAAATGAGCAATTTAGCTTCGGCAATTCCTGCAGATTCTAACAAATCTTCACGTGTGGCATCACCATAATACACTTCAAACCCCATTTTGCGAAGGAAATCAACACGGTTCGAATCGAAATCTAAAATCGTAGCTTCCACACCGTGAGAACGTAAAAATCGGCCAACCGTGCTACCAAAATGACCAAACCCAACCAAAATGACTTTTTGCGATTTGGCAATATGATCCATTGGTCGTTTTATAGATTCTTTAGTACCCACCTTCGGAAGAATTAAACGTTCGTTTACCACAGCTAAAATTGGTGTTAAAGACATGGATACTGCGGTAACAACCAGCATCATATCCATTTGTTCTTGTTCTAAAATATTAAGCTGAAAGGCAAACGATAGCAAGACAAAAGCAAATTCACCAACCTGCGCCAAACTGAAAGTCAACAACACATTTTGATCGAGTTTTAGTTTGAAAATGCGACCTGTTATGAACAACACCAATGCTTTAATAGCAATAATGGCGAGTAAAATTCCACCAATGGTTAACGGACTATTAGCTATCACTACAAAGTTTATGGATGCACCAACCGCCATAAAAAAGAGTCCGAGTAATAGGTTTTTAAACGGTTCTAACGTACTTTCTAACTCGTGTTTAAATTCACTTGTTGACAATACAACACCACCTAAAAAGGCTCCTAACGCTGGACTTAAACCGACAAATTCCATTAAATATGAAATTCCGAAAACAATTAAAAACGCAGCCGCAATCAACAATTCTCTAACACCTGTTTTTGCCACTTTACGTAGCATGGGCACCACTACAAAACGACCTGCCAAAATAATAAGGGCTACCGATAATATAATCGCTAAGGTTTGTAGCCCAATGGGTAAATTTTGAATTAAACTTGATGCAGAATGTGAAGTGTCATCACTAGCGTGTTCCGATGAATTACTCAACAATGGTAAGGCACCAATCATAAATATCACGACAATATCTTGAAATAATAGTATAGAAAATGAACTAGAACCAAAGGTGGTATTCATTAATCCTTTTTCTTTGATGGTTTGCAATGCAATTGCGGTTGATGATAACGCCACAGCCATACCAATGGCTAATGCTACTTGCCATTCGTATCCCAAAACAGCGAACAATACATAAGTTAAGCCAACGGTTAATGCAACTTGAATGCCGCCCATACCGAGGATGGATTTTCGCATGTTCCAGAAGTTTTTGGGTTCAATTTCTAACCCGATTAAAAACAGCATTACCACAACACCAAACTCCGCAAAATGCAAAATATCTTCACCTTCTTCACCAATAAAGCCTAATACATAAGGGCCAATAAGTACACCAGCCAACAAATAACCAATCACCGAACTTAATCCTAATCGTTTTGCTATGGATACACAAATAATGGCACCGGCTAGAAAAACAATCGCTTCAAATAATAAACTTCCAGACATACGTTAAGCAGTTAAAATT from Tamlana crocina includes:
- a CDS encoding type 1 glutamine amidotransferase domain-containing protein, with translation MKTRLYTFAFALLLSTSVLAQTKNNAPKVLLVLSSHQELGKTGKETGYYLSEVTHAYEVFQTNNYQITLVSPKGGNPPVDGFDLTDKVNNKYWNDATFQNKLQNTLKPSKVRAKDYDVIYYAGGHGTMWDFPNNKKLAKIAAKIYENDGIVAAVCHGPSALVNIKLSNGDYLVDGKTVSVFTNEEETNVNLENVVPFLLEDKLKERGATVNKAAMWQEKVSVDERLVTGQNPASAKLAAEKIVELIEAKH
- a CDS encoding lactoylglutathione lyase family protein produces the protein MKDSKYPKAFSHIGITVPDIQKAVEFYQNVMGWYVIMPPSTVKKETDTAIGQMCMDVFGNDWESFEIAHLSTSDGIGIELFSFPHGKKEAPAFNPFNTGLFHFCVQDPDIETLTEKIVEAGGKQRMPIREYYPNDKPYKMVYVEDPFGVVFEIYTHSYELTYSSGAYAHNQ
- a CDS encoding Crp/Fnr family transcriptional regulator — its product is MQDQHQLLRQHFEEIVTLTDEEWEFIAPHFEYKKLKKHQFLIQTGQPVDCEFWIINGLVKSYAVDDKGDEHILQFAMEEYWVSDYYAFQNKVPATTVVDCIEDSEFFCVSFESRELICQNVPAIANFFRIKANYGFINLQQRILSLLTQTAEERYDNLLFKLPKLVQRIPKKLIAAYLGVSRETLSRFKG
- a CDS encoding monovalent cation:proton antiporter-2 (CPA2) family protein; amino-acid sequence: MSGSLLFEAIVFLAGAIICVSIAKRLGLSSVIGYLLAGVLIGPYVLGFIGEEGEDILHFAEFGVVVMLFLIGLEIEPKNFWNMRKSILGMGGIQVALTVGLTYVLFAVLGYEWQVALAIGMAVALSSTAIALQTIKEKGLMNTTFGSSSFSILLFQDIVVIFMIGALPLLSNSSEHASDDTSHSASSLIQNLPIGLQTLAIILSVALIILAGRFVVVPMLRKVAKTGVRELLIAAAFLIVFGISYLMEFVGLSPALGAFLGGVVLSTSEFKHELESTLEPFKNLLLGLFFMAVGASINFVVIANSPLTIGGILLAIIAIKALVLFITGRIFKLKLDQNVLLTFSLAQVGEFAFVLLSFAFQLNILEQEQMDMMLVVTAVSMSLTPILAVVNERLILPKVGTKESIKRPMDHIAKSQKVILVGFGHFGSTVGRFLRSHGVEATILDFDSNRVDFLRKMGFEVYYGDATREDLLESAGIAEAKLLICATNKVSVAKAISKIVKEKHPHVELLVRTKNRYDAYELLNLNVTNIYRETLDTSLALASDALNKLGFRKYTLNRQVQNFIKYDDASLKRLASEPKRDEDYVFMARKEIEQQEKLLNEDFKRGIVTFDHHWDGEHIRNLLSKEAN